Proteins from a genomic interval of Sphingopyxis sp. QXT-31:
- a CDS encoding alpha/beta fold hydrolase — protein sequence MPAASPVDPLLGDSPDALVAALARWIGDDGEARPQEQRLPAAMFGEAFAVGGLTAAAKWTAPDQLLVAAAALSDALHHGEIAAPPDHAALSFVAQDDAPPLIVLTVPLALAARWPPAAAWRRAHPDAAASHVLLAHRAMLPGSEGLVRAGRMLALTPRESRLLAALARTGDLRTAAAAEAIGYETARGAIKAALAKSGFARQGALVATALQLDAIDDPSPIHLGDHLQLAIGLSDRQVALARLIALGSTRDEAARRLGLGRETAKAELKILFQLVGVTSSVGLSVVAAQLGIAARLLAASDIGATDLAAASEPLRLISRSGDRAGRIAFADYGPKGRIPALHFHTATTSRYYPRSYIARLQELGLRPVMIDRPGYGFTDMIGGDYTPQAARDALDVADHLGAETFHVIARGGTMLLAELAAHHRDRIAHAVVLNPEPAPYDDARMAGIQGSYKRIFYTLPRKIGPLTRYLSAHLSDSVIERIASRMFGGSAADQRIFADPEVRRAYVYATRLAAIQGGVGLEALSIAELCGQPPPIADGGFITILSGEEDAMYRPEDSWPRLLAAWPGAGAQRIAGAGRLLHIQHPDLVAAALHEGSQKSRKPRQPGR from the coding sequence ATGCCCGCCGCCTCCCCCGTCGACCCGCTGCTTGGCGATAGCCCCGACGCCCTCGTCGCGGCGCTCGCACGCTGGATCGGCGACGACGGCGAGGCGAGACCGCAGGAGCAGCGCCTCCCGGCCGCTATGTTCGGCGAGGCGTTCGCTGTCGGCGGCCTGACTGCCGCGGCGAAATGGACCGCCCCCGACCAGCTGCTCGTCGCTGCCGCCGCACTCAGCGACGCGCTCCACCATGGCGAGATCGCCGCGCCGCCCGACCATGCAGCGCTGAGCTTCGTCGCGCAGGACGACGCCCCGCCGCTCATCGTGCTCACCGTCCCGCTCGCGCTCGCCGCGCGCTGGCCGCCCGCCGCCGCCTGGCGCCGTGCCCACCCCGATGCCGCGGCGAGCCATGTCCTGCTCGCGCACCGCGCAATGCTGCCCGGCAGCGAGGGCCTGGTGCGCGCGGGCCGGATGCTCGCGCTGACCCCGCGCGAGAGCCGCCTGCTCGCCGCGCTGGCGCGCACCGGCGATCTCCGCACCGCCGCGGCCGCCGAAGCGATCGGCTACGAAACCGCGCGCGGCGCGATCAAGGCGGCGCTGGCGAAGAGCGGCTTTGCGCGGCAGGGCGCGCTCGTCGCCACCGCGCTCCAGCTCGACGCGATCGACGACCCCAGCCCGATCCACCTCGGCGACCATCTGCAGCTGGCGATCGGACTCAGCGACCGGCAGGTCGCGCTCGCGCGGCTCATCGCGCTCGGCTCGACGCGCGACGAGGCGGCGCGCCGGCTCGGCCTCGGGCGCGAGACCGCCAAGGCCGAGCTCAAGATCCTGTTCCAGCTCGTCGGGGTGACCTCGTCGGTGGGGCTGTCGGTCGTCGCGGCGCAGCTCGGCATCGCCGCGCGGCTGCTCGCCGCGTCGGACATCGGCGCGACCGACCTTGCCGCCGCGAGCGAACCGCTGCGCCTGATTTCGCGCTCGGGCGACCGCGCCGGGCGTATCGCCTTCGCCGATTATGGGCCGAAGGGGCGCATCCCCGCGCTCCATTTCCACACCGCGACGACCAGCCGCTACTACCCCCGAAGCTATATCGCGCGGCTGCAGGAACTGGGCCTGCGCCCGGTGATGATCGACCGCCCCGGCTATGGCTTCACCGACATGATCGGCGGCGATTACACGCCGCAGGCCGCGCGAGACGCACTGGATGTCGCCGACCATCTCGGCGCCGAAACATTCCATGTCATCGCGCGCGGCGGCACGATGCTGCTCGCCGAGCTTGCCGCGCATCATCGCGACCGAATCGCCCACGCGGTAGTGCTCAACCCCGAGCCAGCTCCCTACGACGATGCGCGCATGGCGGGCATCCAGGGCAGCTACAAGCGCATCTTCTATACGCTGCCGCGCAAGATCGGCCCGCTGACGCGCTATCTGTCGGCGCATCTCTCCGACAGCGTGATCGAGCGCATCGCGAGCCGCATGTTCGGGGGCAGCGCCGCCGACCAGCGCATCTTCGCCGATCCCGAGGTCCGCCGCGCCTATGTCTATGCGACGCGCCTCGCGGCGATCCAGGGCGGGGTCGGGCTCGAGGCGCTGAGCATCGCGGAACTCTGCGGCCAGCCGCCGCCGATCGCCGACGGCGGCTTCATCACGATCCTGTCGGGCGAGGAGGATGCGATGTACCGGCCCGAGGACAGCTGGCCGCGCCTGCTCGCTGCTTGGCCGGGTGCCGGCGCGCAGCGCATCGCGGGCGCGGGGCGGCTGCTCCATATCCAGCATCCGGACCTGGTCGCCGCGGCCCTCCACGAAGGGTCGCAGAAATCGCGAAAGCCGCGGCAACCAGGGCGCTAA
- a CDS encoding flavin monoamine oxidase family protein — translation MRGSGPLWGLLNAARRANLAGEGAEPPILLPEGITRRRVLAALGATAALPLAGCFAPSSDKAGTRVAIIGGGLAGLVALDALTAAGVEAHLYEARGRLGGRVLTANNLPEPGLNIEDGGNLINTDHDDMLALAKRFGIALIDRKPMAAHSRYVADGRLLGDSELIEDLRAIAAQIAKDAAALDADYDSVAPKLDAMSVTAYLDQHAALMKPHVRALLDATIRTEFGAEPGDASAIELLFNLPVVDGKQAELISLSDERFILTGGSSSVVRALSEPLMAKISTGHALVSIAQRDDALDLKFANGKGDRVDRVIVTVPAPLMRTIDYGGLLPKEWAALVAEIDSGRNDKINAGYAKRVWEEKTGPAGAAWAVDTKGPGIFSEFWDASSGQPGEAGVLTWFFGGDQVDALHAAEPDDVLGRAETAVAPAVPGLKARSLRRTAWVKDPFSRGAYSTFKPGQLTRFAPHFWLEEDGKATQQAVAGPIAFAGEHLSDAFPGYMNGGAQTGRLAAEAVLASLRVKAAAT, via the coding sequence ATGCGGGGTTCCGGGCCATTGTGGGGGCTGCTCAACGCGGCGCGGCGCGCCAATCTGGCCGGCGAGGGCGCCGAGCCGCCGATCCTGCTGCCCGAAGGCATCACCCGCCGCCGCGTGCTCGCCGCGCTCGGTGCGACCGCGGCGCTGCCGCTCGCGGGCTGCTTCGCTCCATCGTCCGACAAGGCGGGCACGCGCGTCGCGATCATCGGCGGCGGGCTCGCGGGGCTCGTCGCGCTCGACGCGCTCACCGCCGCGGGGGTCGAGGCGCATCTCTACGAGGCGCGCGGGCGGCTCGGCGGGCGCGTGCTCACCGCGAACAACCTGCCCGAGCCGGGCCTCAATATCGAGGATGGCGGCAACCTCATCAACACCGACCACGACGACATGCTCGCGCTCGCCAAGCGCTTCGGCATCGCGCTGATCGACCGCAAGCCGATGGCCGCGCACAGCCGCTATGTCGCCGACGGCCGCCTGCTCGGCGATAGCGAACTGATCGAGGATCTGCGCGCCATCGCCGCGCAGATCGCCAAGGATGCCGCCGCGCTCGACGCTGATTACGATAGCGTCGCGCCCAAGCTCGACGCGATGTCGGTGACCGCCTATCTCGACCAGCATGCCGCGCTGATGAAGCCGCACGTCCGCGCCTTGCTCGACGCCACTATCCGCACCGAATTCGGCGCCGAACCCGGCGACGCCTCGGCGATCGAGTTGCTCTTCAACCTGCCCGTCGTCGATGGAAAGCAGGCCGAACTCATCTCGCTCAGCGATGAGCGCTTCATCCTGACCGGCGGCTCGTCGAGCGTGGTGAGGGCACTGTCCGAACCGCTGATGGCGAAAATCTCGACCGGCCACGCGCTGGTGTCGATCGCGCAGCGCGACGACGCGCTCGACCTCAAATTCGCCAATGGCAAGGGCGACCGCGTCGACCGCGTCATCGTCACCGTGCCCGCCCCCCTGATGCGCACGATCGATTATGGCGGGCTGCTGCCCAAGGAATGGGCCGCCCTGGTCGCCGAGATCGACAGCGGCCGCAACGACAAGATCAATGCCGGCTATGCCAAGCGCGTCTGGGAGGAAAAGACCGGCCCCGCGGGCGCCGCCTGGGCGGTCGACACCAAGGGGCCCGGTATCTTCTCCGAATTCTGGGACGCGAGTTCGGGGCAGCCGGGCGAGGCCGGGGTGCTCACCTGGTTCTTCGGCGGCGATCAGGTCGACGCGCTGCATGCGGCCGAGCCTGATGACGTCCTCGGCCGCGCCGAAACCGCGGTCGCTCCCGCCGTCCCCGGCCTGAAAGCGCGTAGTCTTCGCCGCACCGCGTGGGTGAAGGATCCCTTTTCGCGCGGCGCTTACTCGACCTTCAAGCCCGGCCAACTCACGCGATTCGCGCCGCATTTCTGGCTCGAGGAGGACGGCAAGGCGACGCAGCAGGCCGTCGCCGGCCCGATCGCCTTCGCGGGTGAACATCTGTCCGATGCCTTCCCCGGCTATATGAACGGCGGCGCGCAGACCGGGCGGCTCGCGGCGGAGGCGGTGCTGGCGAGCCTGAGGGTCAAAGCCGCCGCGACATAG
- a CDS encoding isocitrate lyase has translation MGYQEDMAQTGRLIRDYDGTWDGISSESIARMRAQNKFRTGLDVARYTARIMRADMAAYDADPANYTQSLGCWHGFIAQQKMISVKKHFGTTKGRYIYLSGWMIAALRSEFGPLPDQSMHEKTSVPALIEEIYTFLRQADARELGMLFRDLDAARAEGDELKAKQIQAAIDNHETHVVPIIADIDAGFGNAEATYLLAKKMIEAGACALQIENQVSDEKQCGHQDGKVTVPHEDFIAKIRACRYAFMELGVEDGIIVTRTDSLGAGLTKQIAFSKEPGDLGDQYNSFLDCEEVEGAGNPGDVLINRDGKLMRPKRLPSNLYQFRPGTGEDRCVMDCIASLQNGADLLWIETEKPHIEQIAGMVDRIREVVPNAKLAYNNSPSFNWTLNFRQQVFDAWEKEGKDVSAYDRAKLMSVDYDGTELGDEADNRIRTFQRDAAKRAGIFHHLITLPTYHTAALSTDNLAKEYFGDEAMLGYVKGVQRAEIRQGIACVKHQNMSGSDIGDDHKEYFAGEAALKAAGKDNTMNQFAA, from the coding sequence ATGGGCTATCAGGAAGACATGGCGCAGACCGGCCGCCTCATCCGCGATTACGACGGCACTTGGGACGGCATCAGCAGCGAGAGCATCGCCCGCATGCGCGCCCAGAACAAGTTCCGCACCGGCCTCGACGTCGCCCGCTACACCGCGCGCATCATGCGCGCCGACATGGCCGCCTATGACGCCGATCCCGCCAACTACACCCAGTCGCTCGGCTGCTGGCACGGCTTCATCGCGCAGCAGAAGATGATCTCGGTCAAGAAGCATTTCGGCACGACCAAGGGCCGCTATATCTATCTTTCGGGCTGGATGATCGCGGCGCTGCGCAGCGAATTCGGCCCGCTGCCCGACCAGTCGATGCACGAAAAGACCAGCGTTCCGGCGCTGATCGAGGAGATCTACACCTTCCTGCGTCAGGCCGACGCCCGGGAACTCGGCATGCTGTTCCGCGACCTCGACGCCGCGCGGGCCGAGGGCGACGAGCTCAAGGCCAAGCAGATCCAGGCCGCGATCGACAATCATGAAACGCACGTCGTGCCGATCATCGCCGACATCGACGCGGGCTTCGGCAACGCCGAGGCGACCTATCTGCTCGCCAAGAAGATGATCGAGGCGGGCGCCTGCGCGCTGCAGATCGAGAATCAGGTCTCGGACGAAAAGCAGTGCGGCCACCAGGACGGCAAGGTCACCGTGCCGCACGAAGATTTCATCGCGAAGATCCGCGCCTGCCGTTACGCCTTCATGGAACTCGGCGTCGAGGACGGCATCATCGTGACGCGCACCGACAGCCTCGGCGCGGGTTTGACCAAGCAGATCGCCTTCTCGAAAGAGCCCGGCGACCTCGGCGACCAGTATAACAGCTTCCTCGATTGCGAAGAGGTCGAAGGCGCGGGCAATCCCGGCGACGTCCTGATCAACCGCGACGGCAAGCTGATGCGTCCGAAGCGCCTGCCCTCGAACCTCTATCAGTTCCGCCCCGGAACCGGCGAGGATCGCTGCGTGATGGACTGCATCGCGAGCCTGCAGAACGGCGCCGACCTGCTGTGGATCGAAACCGAAAAGCCGCACATCGAGCAGATCGCCGGCATGGTCGACCGCATCCGCGAGGTCGTCCCCAATGCGAAGCTCGCGTACAACAATTCGCCGAGCTTCAACTGGACGCTGAACTTCCGTCAGCAGGTGTTCGACGCTTGGGAGAAGGAAGGCAAGGACGTCAGCGCCTACGACCGCGCCAAGCTGATGAGCGTCGATTACGACGGCACCGAACTGGGCGACGAGGCCGACAACCGCATTCGCACCTTCCAGCGCGACGCGGCGAAGCGGGCGGGCATATTCCACCACCTCATCACGCTGCCGACCTATCACACGGCCGCTTTGTCCACGGACAATCTCGCCAAGGAATATTTCGGCGACGAAGCGATGCTGGGTTACGTCAAGGGCGTCCAGCGCGCCGAGATCCGCCAAGGTATCGCCTGCGTGAAGCACCAGAATATGTCGGGAAGCGACATCGGCGACGATCACAAGGAATATTTCGCCGGCGAAGCGGCTCTGAAAGCAGCCGGTAAAGACAATACCATGAACCAGTTCGCCGCGTAA
- a CDS encoding helix-turn-helix domain-containing protein: MAERRVFAGPAVRKVRREAAMTQAAMAEALDISPSYLNLIEHGQRPLSATVLVKLAERFGFDAATLGADEVPGGAAGLRRRLADPRFADLGIGAQEVEEWLQSAPATAAAFARLFDAAPEARGEGEGDAPEVAAVRRAIEKWRNHFPDLDARAEELADELRLAGGDLYGTISERLRTRHQLGIRILPSDVMPDRLRWLDWHARQLMLSELLRPASRTFQAAATLAQVEAKGEIDALVAGAEFAEPAAARLFERHLVHYFAAALMMPYSRFLRACDATGYDLLLLQRRFGAGYEQVAHRLTTLQRVGARGLPFFMLRIDRAGQGSKRYAGASQSPLVDGDARCPLWGVHEAFARPGEVVADLVELEDGTRWFTQSRSVAAPGATGSGTPARFAVCVGVDAKVAAPLIAARGLDLMRSPATSVGLGCRRCTRTGCVQRSMPPLGRPLRFREGERGVSAFDFAGD, encoded by the coding sequence ATGGCGGAGCGGCGGGTGTTTGCGGGGCCGGCGGTGCGCAAGGTAAGGCGCGAGGCGGCGATGACGCAGGCGGCGATGGCCGAGGCGCTCGATATTTCGCCGAGCTACCTCAACCTCATCGAACACGGGCAGCGGCCGCTCTCGGCCACCGTACTGGTCAAGCTCGCCGAGCGTTTCGGGTTCGACGCCGCGACGCTCGGTGCCGACGAGGTGCCGGGCGGCGCGGCGGGGCTGCGGCGGCGATTGGCCGACCCGCGCTTCGCCGACCTGGGCATCGGGGCGCAGGAGGTCGAGGAGTGGCTGCAGAGCGCCCCCGCCACCGCCGCAGCCTTCGCGCGGTTGTTCGATGCGGCGCCCGAGGCGCGCGGCGAGGGGGAGGGCGACGCGCCCGAAGTCGCCGCGGTGCGCCGTGCGATCGAGAAATGGCGCAATCATTTCCCCGATCTCGACGCGCGCGCCGAGGAACTGGCCGACGAACTGCGGCTGGCGGGTGGCGATCTGTATGGCACGATTTCGGAGCGGCTCCGCACGCGGCACCAGCTCGGCATCCGTATCCTGCCGTCGGACGTGATGCCCGACCGGCTGCGCTGGCTCGACTGGCACGCGCGGCAATTGATGCTGAGCGAGCTGCTCCGCCCCGCCTCGCGCACCTTTCAGGCGGCGGCGACGCTGGCGCAGGTCGAGGCGAAGGGCGAGATCGACGCGCTGGTCGCGGGGGCGGAGTTCGCCGAGCCGGCAGCGGCGCGCCTGTTCGAGCGGCATCTGGTCCATTATTTCGCCGCCGCGCTGATGATGCCCTACAGCCGTTTCCTGCGCGCGTGCGACGCGACGGGTTATGACCTGCTGCTGCTCCAGCGACGCTTCGGGGCGGGTTACGAGCAGGTCGCGCACCGGCTGACGACGCTGCAGCGCGTCGGCGCGCGCGGGCTGCCCTTCTTCATGCTGCGCATCGACCGCGCGGGACAGGGGTCGAAGCGCTATGCCGGGGCGAGCCAGTCGCCGCTGGTCGACGGCGACGCGCGCTGTCCCTTGTGGGGCGTGCACGAAGCGTTCGCGCGTCCGGGCGAGGTGGTCGCCGACCTGGTCGAGTTGGAGGATGGCACACGCTGGTTCACCCAGTCACGCTCGGTCGCGGCGCCGGGTGCCACGGGCAGCGGCACGCCCGCGCGCTTTGCCGTCTGCGTCGGCGTCGATGCCAAGGTCGCCGCGCCGCTGATCGCCGCGCGGGGGCTCGACCTGATGCGCTCGCCCGCGACGTCGGTCGGGCTCGGCTGCCGCCGCTGCACGCGCACCGGCTGCGTCCAGCGCTCGATGCCGCCGCTCGGCCGCCCGCTGCGTTTCCGCGAAGGCGAGCGCGGGGTGTCGGCGTTCGATTTTGCGGGCGATTGA
- a CDS encoding class I SAM-dependent DNA methyltransferase, whose product MGVGEVSIERLEKLVAEVKPSGGSEMSNYQLFVERLTGALGLPQPEFAREETRFNDYVFERNVTFRHPNGTSSTGRIDCYKRGCFILEAKQSAKRQQVVETEQLALAGIETAQKLGQAKRGTKSWDKVMIAARRQAEDYARALPVDHGYPPFLLIVDVGHVIEVYADFSGLGKNYDHFPDRHSYRLSMDDLLDGEVQARLAAIWTDPQSLNPTRKSAEVTRDIAERLARIAKRLEKRYAPVEIAEFLMRCLFTMFAEDVGSDNEAERLIPNKGFETLLHQMIDTPQHFAPALESLWRIMNSGGYESRLNATIKKFNGGLFRDVRALPLDQDDIIELHNAARRGWGEVEPAIFGTLLESALDPAERSQLGAHYTPRPYVERLVIPTIMEPLRADWAEVKAQVEDLHRQGDHARALQAVRDFHHRLCTTRVLDPACGTGNFLYVSLELMKRLEGEVLDALDALGENESKLLLDGETVSPRQFFGLELNPRAVPIAGLVLWIGFLKWQLKTVDAKDIPEPILNAYGTIRHQDALIAYDGKELARDKQGLPISIWDGVTKKLHPITGEEVPDETARKETYVYVKPRRADWPEAEYIVGNPPFIGGKDMRAELGDGYAEACWKVRPDVPGGADFVMHFWDEAARRLTAKPAKKGAANPLRRFGFITTNSITQTFSRRVVERWMNAREPLSLVYAVPDHPWMKSADKAAVRIAMTVAQAGNHEGVLAEVVSEAELNTDTPKVELERREGKVTSQLTIGADLSAAGPLLANEALASRGISLHGAGFIVTPKEAAGLGLGSVAGLEAHILHYRHGRDLAQRPRGVMVIDLFGLTADQVRDRYPAVYQRVADLVKPERDQNNRATRRENWWLFGELAPAFREYSADLNRYIATVETSKHRFFQFLDAGVRPDNMLVAIGLDSSLTLSFLASRLHVHWAINLGGWLGMGNDPRYSKTRTFDPFPFPLTTSPRLTELGERLDAFRKERLAAHDFLTMTGLYNALERLRELDAGIGDPLTEAERDVYDVGQIAILKELHDEIDREVFAAYGWSDLGARLVGKPGGTTPSPHKSADQEEAEEELLVRLVALNQERAAEEKAGIVHWLRPDFQKPRLAAKIKGGVQIEADLGEAAAVDEVKWPSDGLDQIRSVRDILARAAAPISIPALAASFAGRNSPKRRERVEQVLETLVATGAARRDEAAGGYYLPK is encoded by the coding sequence ATGGGCGTCGGGGAAGTCAGCATCGAGCGGCTGGAAAAATTGGTCGCGGAGGTAAAGCCTTCGGGCGGTTCGGAAATGTCGAACTATCAGCTGTTTGTCGAGCGGCTGACCGGCGCGCTGGGCCTGCCCCAGCCCGAGTTCGCGCGCGAAGAGACGCGCTTCAACGACTATGTGTTCGAGCGCAACGTCACCTTTCGCCATCCGAACGGCACCAGCTCGACCGGCCGCATCGACTGCTACAAGCGCGGCTGTTTCATCCTGGAGGCCAAGCAGTCGGCGAAGCGCCAGCAGGTGGTCGAGACCGAGCAGCTGGCGCTGGCGGGGATCGAGACCGCGCAGAAGCTGGGCCAGGCCAAGCGCGGGACCAAGAGCTGGGACAAGGTGATGATCGCGGCGCGGCGACAGGCGGAGGATTATGCCCGCGCGCTGCCCGTCGACCATGGCTATCCGCCCTTCCTGCTGATCGTCGACGTCGGCCATGTGATCGAGGTCTATGCCGACTTTTCGGGCCTGGGGAAGAATTACGACCATTTCCCCGACCGCCACAGCTACCGCCTGTCGATGGACGATCTGCTGGACGGCGAGGTCCAGGCGCGGCTGGCGGCGATCTGGACCGATCCGCAGTCGCTGAACCCGACGCGCAAGTCGGCCGAGGTCACGCGCGACATCGCCGAGCGGCTGGCGCGGATCGCGAAGCGGCTGGAGAAGCGCTACGCACCGGTTGAGATCGCCGAATTCCTGATGCGCTGCCTGTTCACGATGTTCGCCGAGGATGTCGGGTCGGATAACGAGGCCGAGCGGCTGATCCCCAACAAGGGGTTCGAGACGTTGCTGCACCAGATGATCGACACGCCGCAGCATTTTGCCCCGGCGCTGGAAAGCCTTTGGCGGATCATGAACAGCGGCGGTTATGAATCGCGGCTCAACGCGACGATCAAGAAATTTAACGGTGGCCTGTTCCGCGATGTCCGCGCGCTGCCGCTGGATCAGGACGATATCATCGAGCTGCACAATGCCGCGCGGCGCGGCTGGGGCGAGGTCGAGCCGGCGATTTTCGGGACCTTGCTGGAAAGCGCGCTCGATCCCGCCGAACGGTCGCAACTGGGCGCGCATTATACGCCGCGGCCCTATGTCGAGCGGCTGGTGATCCCGACGATCATGGAGCCGCTGCGCGCCGACTGGGCCGAGGTCAAGGCGCAGGTCGAGGATCTGCATCGGCAGGGCGACCACGCGCGCGCGTTGCAGGCGGTGCGCGATTTCCATCACCGGCTGTGCACCACGCGCGTGCTCGATCCGGCGTGCGGCACCGGCAATTTCCTCTATGTCAGCCTGGAACTGATGAAGCGCCTGGAGGGCGAGGTGCTCGACGCGCTCGACGCGCTGGGCGAGAATGAATCGAAGCTGCTGCTCGACGGCGAAACGGTCAGCCCGCGCCAGTTCTTCGGGCTGGAGCTCAATCCGCGCGCGGTGCCGATCGCCGGCCTGGTGCTGTGGATCGGCTTCCTGAAATGGCAGCTGAAGACCGTCGATGCCAAGGACATCCCCGAGCCGATCCTGAACGCCTATGGCACCATCCGCCATCAGGACGCGCTGATCGCCTATGACGGCAAGGAACTGGCGCGCGACAAGCAGGGGCTGCCGATCAGCATCTGGGACGGGGTGACGAAGAAACTGCATCCGATCACCGGCGAGGAAGTTCCCGACGAGACGGCGCGCAAGGAGACCTATGTCTATGTAAAGCCGCGGCGCGCCGACTGGCCGGAGGCGGAGTATATCGTCGGCAATCCGCCCTTCATCGGCGGCAAGGACATGCGCGCCGAACTGGGCGACGGCTATGCCGAGGCGTGCTGGAAGGTGCGGCCCGACGTGCCCGGCGGCGCCGATTTCGTCATGCATTTCTGGGACGAGGCGGCGCGGCGGCTGACCGCCAAGCCCGCGAAGAAAGGCGCGGCCAACCCGCTGCGCCGCTTCGGCTTCATCACCACCAATTCGATCACCCAGACCTTCAGCCGCCGCGTCGTCGAGCGCTGGATGAACGCGAGGGAGCCGCTGAGCCTGGTCTATGCGGTGCCCGACCATCCGTGGATGAAATCGGCCGACAAGGCGGCGGTGCGGATTGCGATGACGGTAGCGCAGGCGGGCAACCATGAGGGCGTGCTCGCGGAGGTGGTGAGCGAGGCGGAGCTGAATACCGATACGCCGAAGGTGGAATTGGAGCGGCGTGAGGGGAAGGTGACGTCGCAGCTGACCATTGGTGCCGACTTGTCGGCCGCGGGTCCTCTGCTCGCCAATGAAGCCTTGGCGAGCCGTGGTATATCGTTGCACGGAGCGGGCTTCATCGTAACGCCGAAAGAAGCCGCTGGCTTAGGACTTGGAAGCGTCGCTGGTCTGGAGGCGCACATCCTGCATTATCGCCATGGCCGCGATTTGGCGCAGCGCCCGCGCGGAGTGATGGTAATCGACTTATTTGGCCTCACTGCCGATCAGGTAAGAGACCGGTATCCAGCAGTGTATCAGCGCGTGGCCGATCTGGTGAAGCCGGAACGGGATCAAAATAACAGGGCAACGCGGCGGGAGAATTGGTGGCTTTTCGGCGAACTTGCTCCGGCTTTTCGTGAATATTCTGCGGACCTAAACCGCTACATAGCCACCGTCGAGACCTCTAAGCATCGCTTCTTTCAATTTCTCGATGCAGGTGTTCGGCCCGACAACATGCTCGTTGCGATTGGGTTAGATAGTTCGTTGACGCTATCTTTTCTCGCATCGAGACTGCATGTGCATTGGGCCATCAACCTCGGCGGATGGCTGGGAATGGGCAATGATCCCCGATACTCAAAAACGCGGACTTTTGACCCATTTCCCTTTCCCCTGACCACCAGCCCTCGCCTAACCGAACTCGGCGAGCGCCTCGACGCCTTCCGCAAAGAACGGCTTGCCGCGCATGATTTTCTGACGATGACCGGGCTCTACAATGCGCTGGAGCGGTTGCGCGAGCTCGATGCCGGGATAGGCGATCCGCTGACCGAGGCCGAGCGCGACGTCTATGACGTTGGGCAGATCGCGATTCTCAAGGAACTGCACGACGAAATCGATCGCGAGGTGTTCGCCGCCTATGGCTGGAGCGACCTCGGCGCGCGGCTGGTCGGCAAGCCGGGGGGCACTACGCCGAGCCCGCACAAGAGCGCCGACCAGGAGGAGGCCGAGGAAGAATTGCTCGTCCGCCTCGTCGCGCTCAACCAGGAACGCGCCGCGGAGGAAAAGGCGGGCATCGTCCACTGGCTGCGCCCCGATTTTCAGAAGCCGCGGCTGGCCGCGAAGATCAAGGGCGGGGTCCAGATCGAGGCCGATCTGGGCGAGGCGGCGGCGGTCGACGAGGTCAAATGGCCGAGCGACGGGCTGGACCAGATCCGGTCGGTCCGCGACATTCTGGCCCGCGCCGCGGCGCCGATCTCGATCCCCGCGCTGGCGGCCAGCTTTGCCGGGCGCAACTCCCCCAAGCGCCGCGAGCGCGTCGAACAGGTGCTGGAAACCCTGGTCGCGACCGGCGCCGCGCGCCGCGACGAGGCGGCGGGCGGCTATTATCTGCCCAAGTGA